The following are encoded together in the Culex pipiens pallens isolate TS chromosome 1, TS_CPP_V2, whole genome shotgun sequence genome:
- the LOC120429942 gene encoding prostaglandin reductase 1-like translates to MVVTSLNWLYAKKFEGEPTPANFRLVEEELPPLQDGQFLAQATFLSVDPYMRPYMRSYPEGTLMIGGQVATVLESRNPAFPVGASVFGQFGWRTHTVCDPSKDTSGKPYVLPDFGSLPASLALGVLGMPGNTAYFGLLELCAPKEGETVVVSGAAGAVGSIVGQIAKIKGCRVVGIAGSDDKCKWLKELGFDEVINYKTANVKEELQRAAPKGVDCYFDNVGGVITEAVMRLMNTFGRIAVCGTISNYNGVPIQVQDPQTDFVFKQLRMEGFIVSRWVDRWTEGIMANLGWIREGKLQWQETVSEGFKSMPQAFMDMLKGGNTGKAVVKV, encoded by the coding sequence ATGGTCGTCACATCGCTCAACTGGCTGTACGCCAAAAAGTTCGAAGGAGAACCCACCCCGGCCAACTTCCGGCTCGTCGAGGAGGAACTCCCACCCCTGCAGGATGGCCAGTTCCTCGCGCAAGCGACCTTCCTCAGCGTGGACCCCTACATGCGACCCTACATGAGGTCCTACCCGGAGGGAACGCTGATGATCGGTGGACAGGTCGCCACGGTGCTGGAAAGCCGCAATCCCGCGTTCCCGGTAGGAGCGTCCGTCTTTGGACAGTTTGGCTGGCGAACGCACACGGTTTGCGACCCGAGCAAGGACACCAGCGGCAAGCCGTACGTTCTGCCGGACTTTGGATCACTGCCGGCGAGTTTGGCGCTCGGAGTGCTCGGGATGCCTGGGAATACGGCGTACTTTGGCCTGTTGGAGCTGTGCGCTCCGAAGGAGGGGGAGACGGTTGTGGTTAGTGGGGCGGCCGGAGCGGTTGGAAGTATCGTGGGACAGATCGCCAAGATCAAGGGATGTCGAGTGGTGGGGATCGCCGGATCGGACGACAAATGCAAATGGCTCAAGGAGTTGGGTTTCGACGAGGTCATCAACTACAAGACGGCGAACGTGAAGGAAGAACTGCAGCGAGCGGCTCCGAAGGGCGTTGACTGCTACTTTGACAACGTGGGCGGGGTCATCACGGAAGCGGTTATGCGACTGATGAACACTTTTGGACGGATTGCGGTTTGTGGGACCATCTCGAATTACAACGGCGTGCCGATACAGGTGCAGGATCCGCAGACGGACTTTGTGTTCAAGCAGTTGAGGATGGAAGGATTCATCGTATCGAGGTGGGTCGACCGATGGACGGAGGGCATCATGGCCAATTTGGGCTGGATTCGGGAGGGGAAGCTGCAGTGGCAGGAAACTGTCAGCGAGGGGTTCAAGAGCATGCCGCAAGCGTTCATGGACATGCTGAAGGGAGGGAACACTGGCAAGGCGGTGGTCAAAGTGTAA
- the LOC120429939 gene encoding uncharacterized protein LOC120429939, protein MVYVARDGTVHQSQPWGVQRLLGLITGFFNFFVMFFKTLFGDLKPSGSGDTASSGSSRRGGGGGPPGPPGGPRQRPIGRMMTLRDCTIPGGG, encoded by the exons ATGGTGTACGTCGCAAGGG ACGGAACCGTCCATCAGTCCCAACCGTGGGGCGTCCAGCGCCTCCTGGGACTGATTACCGGATTCTTCAACTTCTTTGTGATGTT CTTCAAAACGCTGTTCGGCGATCTGAAGCCGAGCGGTTCCGGGGACACCGCGTCCAGCGGTAGCTCCCGCCGAGGTGGCGGCGGTGGTCCACCCGGACCACCGGGAGGCCCGCGCCAAAGGCCAATCGGCCGGATGATGACCCTGCGGGATTGCACGATCCCCGGGGGAGGATGA
- the LOC120429941 gene encoding protein suppressor of forked, which produces MAQFKDQLKFDIEWGHERLVRAQQTVEVRPYDVESWSVLIREGQSRNINEVRSLYESLVSVFPTTARYWKIYIEQEMKYRNYERVEKLFQRCLVKILNIDLWKLYLTYVKETKAGLSTHKEKLAQAYDFALEKIGMDLHSYTIWQDYISFLKSVEAIGSYAENQKITAVRKVYQRAVITPIIGIEHLWKEYIMFEQNINPIISEKMSLERSRDYMNARRVAKELEIVTKGLNRNLPAVPPTATKEELKQVELWKKYVNFERSNPLRSEDTALVTRRVMFATEQCLLVMTHHPAVWHQAAQYLDQSSKQLIDKGDLNAAKVFADEAANILERAINSVLSRNALLYFAYADFEEGRLKYDKVHQMYNKYLSISDIDPTLAYIQYMKFARRAEGIISARAIFKKAREDIRSTYHVFVAAALMEYYCTKDKDIAFRIFELGLKRFGGSPEYVMCYIDYLSHLNEDNNTRVLFERVLSSGGLTPQLSVEVWNRFLEFESNIGDLSSIVKVERRRSAVLEKLKEFEGKETAQLVDRYKFLNLYPCSSAELKSIGYTETDGILNPLSNKLPAATPADAPEQPHQLPRPDFAQMIPYKPKPNAYPGEHPLDGGCFPQPPALAALCSILPPPICFHGPFVSIDKLADVFSRIMLPDIPLTPHSGGGDNGIKLFDLAKAVHWIVDDSTYSGEGGLKRRRMAPGGDDSDEEGAIAAAPPVNDVYRARQQKRFNR; this is translated from the coding sequence ATGGCACAGTTTAAGGACCAGCTCAAGTTCGACATCGAGTGGGGCCACGAGCGGCTGGTGCGCGCCCAGCAGACCGTGGAGGTGCGCCCGTACGACGTGGAATCGTGGTCGGTGCTGATCCGGGAGGGCCAAAGCCGGAACATTAACGAGGTGCGGTCGCTGTACGAGTCGCTGGTGAGTGTGTTCCCGACGACTGCACGGTACTGGAAGATTTACATCGAGCAGGAGATGAAGTATCGGAATTACGAGCGGGTGGAGAAGCTGTTCCAGCGGTGCTTGGTGAAGATTTTGAACATTGACCTGTGGAAGCTTTACTTGACGTACGTGAAGGAGACGAAGGCCGGGTTGAGCACGCACAAGGAGAAGCTGGCCCAGGCGTACGACTTTGCGCTGGAGAAGATCGGCATGGATCTGCACTCGTACACGATTTGGCAGGATTACATTTCGTTTTTGAAGAGTGTGGAGGCGATCGGGAGTTATGCGGAGAACCAGAAGATTACGGCGGTGCGGAAGGTGTACCAGCGGGCGGTCATTACGCCGATCATTGGGATCGAACACTTGTGGAAGGAGTACATCATGTTTGAGCAGAACATTAATCCGATAATTTCGGAGAAGATGAGTCTGGAGCGGTCGAGGGATTACATGAATGCACGGCGGGTCGCGAAGGAGCTGGAGATTGTGACGAAGGGGCTTAATAGGAATTTGCCGGCGGTTCCGCCGACGGCGACGAAGGAGGAGCTGAAGCAGGTCGAACTGTGGAAGAAGTATGTGAACTTTGAGCGATCGAACCCGTTGAGGAGTGAGGACACGGCGTTGGTCACGCGGCGCGTCATGTTTGCCACGGAACAGTGTCTGCTGGTGATGACGCATCATCCGGCCGTGTGGCACCAGGCGGCACAGTATTTGGACCAGAGCTCGAAGCAGCTGATCGACAAGGGCGACTTGAACGCGGCCAAGGTGTTTGCCGATGAGGCTGCGAACATTCTGGAGCGGGCAATCAACAGCGTCCTCAGCCGGAACGCACTGCTGTACTTTGCGTACGCAGACTTCGAGGAAGGTCGCCTGAAGTACGACAAGGTGCACCAGATGTACAACAAGTATTTGTCCATTTCGGACATTGACCCAACGCTGGCCTACATTCAGTACATGAAGTTTGCTCGGCGCGCCGAAGGAATCATCTCGGCGAGAGCCATCTTCAAGAAGGCTCGCGAGGACATCCGGTCAACGTACCACGTCTTTGTGGCCGCTGCCCTGATGGAGTATTACTGCACGAAGGACAAAGACATCGCGTTCCGGATCTTCGAGCTTGGCCTCAAGCGATTCGGCGGCAGTCCCGAGTACGTCATGTGCTACATCGACTATCTGTCCCACCTGAACGAGGACAACAACACCCGGGTCCTGTTCGAGCGCGTCCTCTCGTCCGGTGGCCTCACACCGCAACTCTCCGTCGAAGTGTGGAACCGCTTCCTCGAGTTCGAATCCAACATCGGTGACCTGTCCAGTATCGTCAAGGTCGAACGACGTCGCTCGGCCGTCCTCGAAAAGCTGAAAGAATTCGAGGGCAAAGAAACGGCCCAACTCGTCGACCGGTACAAATTCCTCAACCTGTACCCGTGCTCCTCGGCCGAGCTCAAATCCATCGGTTACACCGAAACCGACGGCATCCTCAACCCTCTCTCCAACAAACTCCCAGCCGCAACCCCAGCAGACGCCCCCGAACAACCCCACCAGCTCCCACGCCCCGATTTCGCCCAAATGATCCCGTACAAGCCCAAACCCAACGCCTACCCCGGCGAGCACCCACTCGACGGCGGCTGCTTCCCGCAACCCCCGGCCCTGGCCGCCCTCTGCTCGATCCTCCCACCGCCCATCTGCTTCCACGGCCCGTTCGTCTCGATCGACAAGCTCGCCGACGTCTTCAGCCGGATCATGCTGCCGGACATCCCCCTGACGCCGCACTCCGGCGGTGGCGACAACGGCATCAAGCTGTTCGACCTGGCCAAGGCCGTCCACTGGATCGTGGACGATAGCACCTACTCGGGCGAGGGTGGCCTCAAGCGGCGCCGAATGGCCCCCGGCGGAGACGACAGCGACGAGGAGGGTGCTATCGCGGCGGCACCACCCGTCAACGACGTGTACCGGGCGCGGCAGCAGAAGAGATTCAACCGATAA
- the LOC120429938 gene encoding prostaglandin reductase 1-like produces MSLLRNIHRFYGSSSSAVTAQSWIYAKVFKGEPTQQNFRLEREDLPALADGDFLARADYISVDPYMRPYMMAYPEGTPMIGGQVATVLDSRNAAFPVGSAIFGQFGWRTHTVCNPAKLKTDLPYVLPDFGSLPTSLGLGVLGMPGNTAYFGLSELCEPKEGETVVVSGAAGAVGSHVGQIGKIKGCRVVGIAGSDAKCAWLKELGFDEVINYKTANVYGELKKAAPKGIDCYFDNVGGPISEAVIKQMNVYGRIAVCGTISNYNTAIEKVTDPLRQMVFKQLRMEGFLVWRWNNRWMEGIEANLRWIRDGKLQWQETVTEGFEQVPQAFMDMLKGGNTGKAVVKV; encoded by the exons ATGAGTTTGCTAA GAAACATCCACCGCTTCTACGGATCGTCCTCTTCCGCTGTAACCGCCCAAAGCTGGATCTACGCCAAGGTCTTCAAGGGCGAGCCGACGCAGCAAAACTTCCGACTCGAGCGGGAAGATCTTCCCGCGCTCGCAGATGGCGACTTCCTGGCCCGGGCCGACTACATCAGCGTCGATCCGTACATGCGCCCGTACATGATGGCCTACCCGGAGGGAACTCCGATGATCGGCGGCCAGGTCGCGACCGTGCTGGACAGCCGGAATGCGGCCTTCCCGGTGGGCTCCGCCATCTTTGGCCAGTTTGGCTGGCGAACGCACACCGTATGCAATCCGGCCAAGCTGAAGACGGATCTTCCGTACGTTCTGCCGGACTTTGGGTCACTGCCGACTAGTTTGGGCCTTGGAGTGCTCGGAATGCCCGGGAATACGGCGTACTTTGGACTGTCGGAGCTGTGCGAACCGAAGGAGGGAGAGACGGTTGTGGTGAGTGGGGCGGCCGGAGCCGTCGGAAGTCACGTTGGTCAGATCGGCAAGATCAAGGGGTGTCGCGTGGTCGGAATTGCCGGGTCGGACGCGAAATGCGCGTGGCTCAAGGAGTTGGGCTTCGACGAGGTCATCAACTACAAAACGGCCAACGTTTATGGTGAGCTGAAGAAGGCCGCGCCCAAGGGCATCGATTGCTACTTTGACAACGTGGGTGGACCGATCTCGGAGGCCGTCATCAAGCAGATGAACGTGTACGGGCGGATAGCGGTTTGCGGCACGATCTCCAACTACAACACCGCGATCGAGAAGGTAACGGATCCGCTGCGCCAGATGGTGTTCAAGCAGCTACGCATGGAGGGCTTTCTGGTGTGGCGCTGGAACAACCGCTGGATGGAGGGCATCGAGGCGAACCTGCGGTGGATCCGGGACGGGAAGCTGCAGTGGCAGGAAACGGTCACCGAAGGGTTCGAGCAGGTTCCGCAGGCGTTTATGGACATGCTGAAGGGTGGTAACACGGGGAAGGCGGTGGTCAAGGTGTAA